A portion of the Oncorhynchus gorbuscha isolate QuinsamMale2020 ecotype Even-year linkage group LG19, OgorEven_v1.0, whole genome shotgun sequence genome contains these proteins:
- the LOC124005649 gene encoding cdc42 effector protein 2-like, which translates to MPAKTPMYLKTTTPKWGKKLKLRDVLSSDMISPPLGDMRHSAHVGPEGEGDMFGDVGFLQGKMDMLPSLNGLPRSHSMERHLEEAYPMNDKGSNHSCNNHRNPYHHSTSMLKSTISMPVFIAHEQAPPKPPRLHLEDSTPPSQQQQYQPQPNNHNQNQQNHYSISVCDQGVGCYMDPCHNLSYSASFRHMIPSSGSFSEVSSEDSMSESCGPLDPRRGLSLDSDAGLSNEDLGSERSESPTVFPRFSPGVSRSESLMGLDLDLGPSILEDVLRIMDSYKSIDDRCEL; encoded by the coding sequence ATGCCAGCCAAGACGCCCATGTACTTAAAGACTACCACACCAAAGTGGGGGAAGAAGCTCAAGCTGCGAGACGTCTTGTCCAGCGACATGATTAGCCCCCCGCTAGGGGACATGCGCCATAGTGCCCATGTCGGGCCGGAGGGGGAGGGCGACATGTTCGGAGACGTGGGCTTTTTGCAGGGCAAGATGGACATGTTGCCCTCCCTGAACGGCTTACCACGGTCCCACAGTATGGAGAGGCATTTGGAAGAGGCCTACCCCATGAACGACAAAGGATCCAACCACTCTTGTAACAACCACCGCAACCcctaccaccactccaccagcATGCTGAAGAGCACCATCTCCATGCCTGTGTTCATCGCCCATGAGCAGGCCCCGCCCAAGCCACCTCGACTTCACCTGGAGGACTCAACCCCCCCGTCCCAGCAGCAACAGTACCAACCTCAGCCAAACAACCATAACCAAAACCAGCAGAACCATTACTCTATTTCTGTGTGTGACCAGGGTGTCGGCTGCTACATGGACCCCTGCCACAACCTTAGCTACTCTGCCTCCTTCAGGCACATGATTCCCTCCTCCGGCTCCTTCTCAGAGGTTTCCTCAGAGGACTCCATGTCAGAGAGCTGTGGCCCCCTGGACCCTCGGAGGGGGCTGAGCCTGGATTCAGACGCTGGTCTGAGCAATGAGGACCTGGGGAGCGAGCGGAGTGAGTCGCCCACCGTGTTCCCTAGGTTCTCTCCCGGCGTCTCCCGCTCAGAGTCCCTGATGGGCTTGGATCTGGACCTGGGGCCGTCCATCCTGGAGGACGTGCTGAGGATCATGGACAGCTACAAGAGCATTGATGACCGCTGTGAGTTGTGA
- the LOC124006345 gene encoding kinesin light chain 1-like, whose product MLSGEEILCSTRQVIAGLEALRGENHTLLDDLQKALEGRPVADSGSVEQEKSGIIRQSLERIELGLGEAQVMMALSAHLGSLEAEKQKLRTQVRRLCQENQWLRDELAGAQQRLQDREQVVVTLEEQNRHLQFMSSIRKYDQEEPPPEDKETGSTKESLDDLFPTDEEEQSQISQPHGSSVAAAAQQGGYEIPARLRTLHNLVIQYASQGRYEVAVPLCKQALEDLEKSSGHSHPDVATMLNILALVYRDQNKYKEAANLLNDALAIREKTLGIDHPAVAATLNNLAVLYGKRGKYKEAEPLCKRALEIREKVLGMDHPDVAKQLNNLALLCQNQGKYQEVEQYYERALHIYQSRLGPDDTNVAKTKNNLASCYLKQGKYRQAEALYKEILTLAHEKEFGSVDGEVRDICAHTAEEGSMQDGLGSLKRSGSFTKLRESIRRSSEKLVRKLKGVGTQDTTPPTPGMKRANSLNVLNVGARERQEAARGTSDLTENRTLSSSTQSLARRGSLSYTSEH is encoded by the exons ATGTTGTCGGGGGAGGAGATTCTGTGCAGCACGCGGCAAGTGATCGCGGGCCTGGAGGCGCTTCGTGGCGAGAACCACACCCTCCTGGACGACCTGCAGAAGGCGCTGGAGGGCCGGCCGGTGGCCGACAGTGGCAGTGTGGAGCAGGAGAAGAGTGGGATCATCCGCCAGTCTCTGGAGAGGATAGAGCTGGGCCTGGGAGAGGCACAG gtgATGATGGCTCTGTCGGCTCACCTGGGCTCCCTGGAGGCAGAGAAGCAGAAGCTGCGGACCCAGGTACGGAGGCTGTGCCAGGAGAACCAGTGGCTGAGGGACGAGCTGGCCGGGGCCCAGCAGAGGCTGCAGGACAGGGAGCAGGTGGTGGTCACGCTGGAGGAGCAGAACAGACACCTGCAGTTCATGAGCAGCATCCGCAAGTACGACCAGGAGGAGCCCCCACCG GAAGACAAAGAGACGGGCTCCACCAAGGAGTCCCTAGATGACCTTTTTCCCACGGACGAGGAGGAACAGTCACAGA TATCTCAGCCCCACGGTAGCAGTGTGGCAGCAGCGGCCCAGCAGGGAGGCTATGAGATCCCGGCCCGCCTGAGAACCCTTCATAACCTGGTGATCCAGTACGCCTCCCAGGGCCGCTATGAGGTGGCCGTGCCCCTCTGCAAACAGGCCCTGGAGGACCTGGAGAAGTCCTCAGGCCACAGCCACCCTGATGTGGCCACCATGCTCAACATACTGGCCCTGGTCTACAG AGACCAGAACAAGTACAAAGAGGCGGCGAACCTCCTGAATGACGCATTGGCCATCCGGGAGAAAACCCTGGGCATAGATCACCCTGCG GTGGCAGCCACACTCAACAACCTTGCTGTACTgtatggaaagagagggaagtaCAAGGAGGCTGAGCCACTGTGTAAGAGAGCCCTGGAGATCAGAGAGAAG GTTTTAGGCATGGACCACCCTGACGTGGCAAAGCAGCTGAACAACCTGGCGCTGCTGTGTCAGAACCAGGGCAAGTACCAGGAAGTGGAGCAGTACTACGAGCGTGCCCTGCACATCTACCAGAGCAGGCTGGGCCCCGACGACACCAACGTGGCCAAGACCAAGAATAACctg GCTTCATGTTACCTGAAACAAGGGAAGTACAGACAAGCTGAGGCTCTGTATAAAGAGATCCTGACCCTGGCCCATGAAAAAGAATTTGGATCTGTGGATG GAGAGGTGCGGGATATCTGCGCCCACACGGCAGAGGAGGGCTCCATGCAGGATGGGCTGGGCAGTCTGAAGCGCAGCGGCTCGTTCACCAAACTCCGCGAGTCGATACGCAGGAGCAGCGAGAAGCTGGTCAGGAAGCTGAAAGGAGTCGGAACTCAGGATACCACCCCTCCGACTCCTGG gATGAAAAGGGCTAATTCTCTGAATGTGCTGAACGTGGGTGCGAGGGAGCGGCAAGAAGCAGCAAGG GGCACCAGCGACCTAACAGAGAACCGAACCCTGAGCTCCAGCACCCAGAGCCTAGCACGGCGAGGGTCCCTCAGCTACACGTCTGAACACTAG